The following coding sequences are from one Desulfosporosinus orientis DSM 765 window:
- a CDS encoding Crp/Fnr family transcriptional regulator → MELLKMDGVVKCEFEKGSYIIRQGDMMDFLYYLVSGTCYRTLITEKGDEIIYGIKESNNSIHSMLGVLTLFSNGVSEYHFIAKSKCRCYKIPKEAFFEYVQDDANILSQLLHMATDNIRELVDSLQARNEGKVGNRLCKFLLSNAQDKQGVLLVSKGYSNATISKFLGIHKVTVAKILRALKEEGIIRKEKDGIFILNEKKLTSYAMDEKIIDYY, encoded by the coding sequence GTGGAGCTTTTAAAAATGGATGGCGTCGTAAAGTGTGAATTTGAAAAAGGTTCATATATCATACGGCAAGGAGATATGATGGATTTTTTATATTATTTGGTCAGCGGTACTTGTTACCGGACTTTAATAACTGAAAAAGGGGACGAAATTATTTATGGCATTAAAGAATCCAATAATTCCATCCACTCGATGCTGGGGGTTTTGACCTTATTCAGCAATGGAGTCAGCGAATACCACTTTATTGCCAAGAGCAAGTGCCGCTGCTATAAAATTCCTAAAGAGGCATTTTTTGAGTATGTGCAGGATGATGCGAATATCTTAAGTCAATTATTACATATGGCAACGGATAATATCCGGGAGTTGGTTGATTCTTTGCAGGCCAGGAACGAAGGTAAGGTAGGTAACCGCTTATGTAAATTTTTGCTGAGCAATGCTCAGGATAAACAAGGGGTATTACTGGTCAGTAAAGGTTATAGTAATGCGACCATAAGCAAGTTTTTGGGTATCCATAAAGTGACCGTAGCCAAAATACTGAGAGCTTTGAAAGAAGAAGGCATTATCAGGAAAGAAAAAGATGGTATTTTCATCCTGAATGAAAAAAAATTGACCAGCTATGCTATGGATGAGAAAATCATTGATTATTATTAA
- a CDS encoding thioredoxin family protein: MSLEKLNAGQFEKIIYDQGDPCLVIFSRKTCHVCQEVVPVLEDMQPKYKGKFGFYYVDVEDDKALFQSFSLKGVPQILFFKEGEYQGKLAGAADEEKITDKIADVLEA; encoded by the coding sequence ATGTCACTGGAAAAGTTAAATGCCGGCCAATTCGAAAAAATCATCTATGACCAAGGAGACCCCTGCCTGGTGATCTTCTCCCGAAAGACCTGTCATGTCTGTCAGGAGGTCGTGCCTGTTTTAGAAGATATGCAGCCCAAATATAAGGGTAAGTTTGGTTTCTATTATGTTGATGTAGAGGACGACAAGGCCCTGTTTCAGAGCTTCTCCCTTAAAGGGGTTCCTCAAATTCTTTTCTTTAAAGAGGGTGAATATCAAGGAAAACTGGCAGGAGCGGCAGACGAGGAAAAAATCACGGATAAGATTGCCGATGTTCTGGAAGCGTAA
- a CDS encoding aryl-sulfate sulfotransferase: MRKILETEKHLITLQAESEEKFLAEFRSGNYTLANPLIVKNPYLINPLSAVLCFKTEEETTAQITVKGKAEPGDLSHIFAEAKEHVLPIYGLYDNYENTVVITLGNGKSSEVNIEVEELDVNKALYCHTTPEYFGKDLMLISTTTPLIESARTVGFDYAGDLRWVITNKQSWDIKKLSNGRLLYTSYRTIQKPYYTVGFMEMDFCGKIYKEYRLPGGYHHDGIELESGNLLVASDNNFDESVEDYVVEVDKETGKILKSWDLLKILPREKGNAGDWNHHDWFHNNSVWYDKPTNSITMSGRHKDAIINFNYDTGKLNWIIGDPEGWGEEWQPYFFKNVTKGDFDWQYEQHAARILPNGNVFVFDNGTYRSKNEATRIPPEENYSRGVIYKIDTAKMEIEQVWQYGKERGVEFYSPYICNVDYYDEGHYMIHSGGIATYRGKHTDGLGAMLLNKYKDEHIHLSLESITVEVQNDEVRYELKVQGGNYYRARRLALYDEKTNFSLGKGQLFGGFGITPEFGKVKFKDVEGGVPAKHNLSIILEEDRLALRGTFQEGSEVFLELKGAKEAKFYSIPTVVHDVTAACVSFEEQKDNDFQFYISREGLAGDVDIYLNIDNKRYDTGLSLTL, from the coding sequence TTGAGGAAGATTTTAGAGACAGAAAAACATCTAATCACTTTGCAGGCTGAGTCCGAAGAAAAGTTTCTGGCTGAGTTCAGATCAGGGAATTATACCTTAGCCAATCCATTGATTGTGAAAAATCCTTATTTGATTAATCCGCTGTCGGCCGTTCTTTGTTTTAAGACCGAGGAAGAAACCACAGCTCAAATCACAGTTAAAGGCAAAGCAGAGCCAGGGGATCTGAGCCATATCTTTGCTGAGGCAAAAGAACATGTCCTGCCCATCTATGGCTTATATGACAATTATGAGAACACAGTGGTCATAACCCTGGGTAATGGCAAAAGCTCTGAGGTTAATATCGAGGTTGAAGAACTTGATGTCAATAAAGCGCTGTATTGCCATACCACACCGGAGTATTTCGGCAAAGACCTGATGCTTATATCCACGACAACTCCCTTAATCGAGTCCGCCAGAACCGTCGGTTTTGATTATGCAGGAGACTTGCGGTGGGTTATCACCAATAAGCAAAGCTGGGATATTAAAAAGCTCAGTAATGGCAGACTTCTCTACACTTCCTACCGGACCATCCAAAAGCCCTACTACACCGTAGGCTTTATGGAAATGGACTTTTGCGGAAAAATCTATAAAGAATACCGCTTGCCGGGGGGGTATCACCATGACGGCATCGAGTTGGAAAGCGGGAATTTACTCGTCGCTTCGGATAACAACTTTGACGAATCCGTGGAAGACTATGTAGTGGAAGTGGATAAAGAAACGGGAAAAATCCTTAAATCATGGGATCTGCTCAAGATTTTGCCCAGGGAAAAAGGAAATGCTGGGGATTGGAATCACCACGATTGGTTCCACAACAACTCCGTTTGGTATGACAAACCCACCAATTCCATTACCATGTCAGGACGCCACAAGGATGCGATTATTAACTTCAATTACGATACCGGGAAATTAAACTGGATTATCGGCGATCCCGAAGGCTGGGGCGAAGAATGGCAGCCATATTTCTTCAAAAATGTGACCAAAGGAGATTTCGACTGGCAATATGAACAGCATGCCGCCCGGATTTTACCCAATGGCAATGTCTTCGTCTTTGACAATGGAACTTATCGCTCGAAAAATGAAGCAACCCGCATTCCCCCCGAAGAAAACTACTCCAGGGGAGTTATCTACAAAATCGACACCGCTAAAATGGAAATTGAACAAGTATGGCAATACGGCAAAGAAAGAGGCGTAGAATTCTATTCACCCTATATCTGTAATGTAGATTATTATGATGAAGGACACTATATGATTCACTCAGGCGGGATTGCAACCTACCGGGGTAAGCATACGGACGGTTTAGGGGCTATGCTCCTCAATAAATACAAAGATGAGCACATTCATCTCAGTTTGGAATCCATCACCGTCGAAGTCCAAAACGATGAAGTAAGATACGAATTAAAAGTACAGGGCGGCAATTATTACCGGGCCAGACGGCTTGCCCTCTATGACGAAAAGACCAACTTTAGCTTAGGTAAAGGCCAGCTTTTTGGCGGCTTTGGCATAACGCCTGAGTTTGGAAAGGTCAAATTTAAAGATGTTGAGGGGGGAGTTCCCGCTAAGCATAATCTATCAATTATCCTGGAGGAAGACCGCCTGGCCTTGCGGGGGACCTTCCAGGAAGGCTCGGAAGTGTTCCTGGAATTAAAGGGGGCCAAGGAGGCTAAATTCTACTCCATACCTACTGTAGTCCATGATGTGACGGCGGCTTGTGTTTCTTTTGAAGAGCAAAAAGACAATGACTTCCAGTTTTACATCAGCAGGGAAGGCTTAGCGGGTGACGTTGATATCTATTTAAATATTGATAATAAAAGATACGATACAGGACTCTCCCTGACCTTATAA
- a CDS encoding manganese-dependent inorganic pyrophosphatase encodes MSDKIFIVGHKSPDTDSVCSAIALARLKELTGTADVVPCSAGKINKETEYVLNFYGVAAPQVLESVEAGQKLVLVDHNEWGQAVAGADQAKLIEVIDHHKIGGLQTADPIHIRIEPVGSTCSIVAKAFKEQGLVPEKPIAGILLAAILSDTVIFKSPTCTEEDKVIAAELAAIAGVDPKTFGIDMFKASSNIAERTPQSMIEEDLKAFTMGPHKIGVGQVSLMGMEGFEDVRANLTAAIEAHRAAQGMQYLCLMITDILEDYTELIVKGDNPEEVAKAFGKELVNGSVPLPGVLSRKKQVVPQMTTYFQG; translated from the coding sequence ATGTCAGATAAAATTTTTATTGTTGGACACAAAAGCCCGGATACTGATTCAGTTTGCTCTGCAATTGCTTTAGCTCGTTTAAAAGAACTCACAGGGACTGCCGATGTTGTTCCTTGCTCAGCTGGAAAAATCAATAAAGAGACTGAGTATGTTCTCAACTTCTATGGTGTTGCTGCTCCTCAAGTATTAGAATCTGTTGAAGCAGGCCAAAAATTAGTGCTTGTTGACCACAATGAGTGGGGTCAAGCTGTTGCCGGCGCTGACCAAGCTAAACTCATCGAGGTTATTGACCATCACAAAATCGGCGGACTGCAAACTGCAGACCCCATCCATATCCGCATCGAGCCCGTTGGATCCACATGTTCCATCGTTGCCAAAGCCTTCAAAGAGCAAGGCTTAGTCCCTGAAAAACCTATTGCCGGAATTCTCCTGGCAGCTATCCTTTCCGACACCGTAATCTTCAAATCCCCAACTTGCACTGAGGAAGATAAGGTAATCGCTGCAGAACTGGCAGCTATTGCCGGCGTTGATCCCAAGACCTTTGGTATTGACATGTTTAAAGCTTCTTCCAATATTGCTGAGCGTACTCCCCAAAGCATGATTGAAGAAGACCTCAAAGCTTTCACCATGGGACCTCACAAAATTGGTGTGGGCCAAGTCAGCTTAATGGGTATGGAAGGTTTCGAAGATGTTCGTGCTAACTTAACCGCGGCTATTGAAGCACATCGTGCAGCTCAAGGAATGCAATATCTCTGCCTGATGATTACAGATATTCTGGAAGACTATACAGAACTCATTGTAAAAGGTGACAATCCTGAAGAAGTGGCTAAAGCCTTCGGTAAAGAGCTTGTTAACGGAAGCGTTCCCCTGCCGGGCGTTCTTTCCCGTAAGAAACAAGTCGTACCACAAATGACCACATATTTCCAAGGTTAA
- a CDS encoding aryl-sulfate sulfotransferase, producing MGQPFVHPTGVTIYNPEKCFNGYTIMAVKKLGCVLIDMNGNVVRVWKDLHGFPNKLLPGGYVMGSRGIRDPKFGYQDQTDLVQVDWEGKVVWKFDKKEWTEDEGQEPQWMARQHHDYQRAGNPVGYYVPGMECQTDRGNTLILCHENIENRKISDKNLLDDVFIEVDWEGNIVWEWHAADHFKEFGFSEAAKLAIYKNPNMHEAGGGMGDWMHINSMSVLGPNKWYDKGDERFHPDNIIWDAREANIIAIISKETGKVVWKMGPDYSGDKRLAKIGQIIGQHHVHMIPQGLPGAGNILIFDNGGWSGYGSPTNTSKDGTKVNIADRSRVLELNPVTMKVVWQILGSELMGYGQLGISDYRFYSPLTSAAQRLPNGNTFITEGVGGRFFEVTRMKEVVWEFISPFSENPSTIYYRGYRYPYSYVPQLPEPQETPVPMLDIRKFRVPGAADCQVQNLVDIEGTTGYPAVQQACVAAGDQDLSLKDDDEDDDDSFTKF from the coding sequence ATGGGTCAGCCATTTGTTCATCCCACCGGAGTTACCATTTACAATCCTGAAAAATGCTTTAACGGCTATACCATCATGGCGGTTAAAAAACTGGGCTGTGTCCTCATTGATATGAACGGCAATGTTGTTCGGGTCTGGAAAGACCTCCATGGTTTTCCGAATAAGCTGCTCCCCGGTGGTTATGTCATGGGCAGCCGAGGTATCCGAGACCCCAAATTTGGCTACCAGGATCAGACGGATCTGGTTCAGGTTGATTGGGAGGGCAAGGTAGTCTGGAAATTTGACAAAAAAGAATGGACTGAAGATGAAGGACAGGAGCCCCAATGGATGGCTCGCCAGCACCATGATTATCAGCGGGCAGGGAATCCTGTCGGCTATTATGTGCCGGGTATGGAATGTCAAACAGATCGAGGAAATACCTTAATCCTTTGTCACGAGAATATCGAAAATCGCAAGATCTCTGATAAAAACCTCCTTGATGATGTCTTTATTGAAGTGGACTGGGAAGGCAATATTGTTTGGGAATGGCATGCTGCAGATCACTTTAAAGAGTTTGGATTTAGTGAAGCAGCAAAACTTGCAATCTATAAGAATCCCAACATGCATGAAGCCGGCGGCGGAATGGGCGACTGGATGCACATCAACTCCATGAGCGTGTTGGGACCTAATAAATGGTACGACAAAGGGGATGAGCGCTTCCATCCGGACAACATTATTTGGGATGCCCGGGAAGCTAATATCATTGCTATCATCTCCAAGGAAACCGGCAAAGTCGTGTGGAAAATGGGTCCCGATTATTCTGGGGATAAAAGACTGGCCAAAATCGGCCAAATCATTGGTCAGCACCATGTCCATATGATTCCCCAAGGACTCCCCGGGGCAGGAAACATCCTTATTTTTGATAACGGTGGCTGGTCCGGTTACGGCTCCCCCACTAATACCTCTAAAGACGGGACAAAAGTCAATATTGCTGACCGGTCCCGGGTACTGGAACTTAATCCTGTGACCATGAAAGTTGTCTGGCAGATCCTAGGCAGCGAACTCATGGGCTACGGTCAGCTCGGAATTTCCGATTATCGTTTCTACAGTCCCTTAACCAGTGCTGCCCAGCGGCTTCCCAATGGCAATACCTTCATTACCGAAGGGGTAGGGGGACGCTTCTTTGAAGTGACCCGCATGAAAGAAGTGGTCTGGGAATTCATCTCTCCTTTCTCGGAAAATCCCTCCACCATTTACTATCGGGGCTATCGCTATCCTTATAGTTATGTCCCCCAGCTGCCTGAGCCTCAGGAAACCCCCGTACCTATGCTGGACATTCGCAAATTCCGTGTTCCCGGCGCGGCGGATTGCCAGGTTCAAAACCTGGTGGATATTGAAGGAACAACAGGGTATCCGGCCGTTCAGCAGGCCTGTGTTGCCGCAGGTGATCAGGATTTATCCTTGAAAGATGACGATGAGGATGATGACGATAGCTTTACAAAATTTTAA
- a CDS encoding SLC13 family permease codes for MLGTKVVCEKKNLKSNRSMYIHSAIGIGFMLGFPLLNPIEPITPVGMHIFAIFIGMVYLWSTVNGIWPSILGLLLIGVSGFAPLKSVALEAFGSDISVVIMLALVFFAGVEYAGCTEYLARWFLTRKIINGKPYVFLFVFFLASYFLSGLTEPIASLLILWPITVEFMNELGIDRKEKVFPITVFGVYFAATLAQPMFPFKGAALAIVGTFQKASGLTVNTLSFVLFNIILSLTMIIIFMLLLKFVYKPDMSKLKNISVEQFQKSPLPPMNLQQKILLLSLFAFIILLLAPSFLPKTWVIVALLKNIGTLGVTMFCVVVLMVLHVDGKPVLPFKAVAAKSFSWDVYFLVVAALYGANAVSNDVTGIKAWLIQVLQPLLGDKPILVFVGLLLIFSIITTNFANNAGMAIILIPVIMAFAKQYPSIGLVGLYMCITMIVFFALITPAASPYCGMMHARRDLIDVKDILKMGVPLLIIGLILYVLVGFPLAQILFS; via the coding sequence GTGTTAGGTACTAAAGTGGTTTGTGAAAAAAAGAACTTGAAATCAAATCGCAGTATGTACATTCATAGTGCCATTGGCATTGGCTTTATGCTCGGTTTTCCTTTACTCAATCCTATAGAACCTATTACTCCGGTGGGGATGCACATTTTTGCTATTTTTATCGGCATGGTCTATTTGTGGTCAACGGTTAACGGTATTTGGCCAAGTATCCTGGGGTTATTACTTATAGGGGTCAGTGGCTTTGCCCCTTTGAAAAGTGTGGCCCTGGAAGCCTTCGGTTCTGATATTTCAGTGGTTATCATGCTGGCCTTGGTTTTTTTTGCCGGGGTGGAATACGCGGGCTGTACCGAGTATTTGGCCCGCTGGTTTTTGACTCGCAAAATTATTAATGGCAAGCCCTATGTGTTCTTATTCGTCTTTTTTCTGGCTTCCTATTTCCTCAGTGGCCTGACGGAGCCCATTGCCAGCCTCTTGATCTTATGGCCCATTACCGTGGAATTTATGAATGAACTGGGTATCGACCGGAAGGAAAAAGTCTTTCCCATTACTGTCTTTGGGGTTTATTTCGCAGCCACCCTGGCCCAGCCCATGTTCCCCTTTAAGGGAGCGGCTCTGGCCATTGTCGGGACCTTTCAGAAGGCATCGGGGCTAACGGTGAATACCCTCTCCTTTGTCCTCTTTAACATTATCCTCTCTCTGACCATGATCATAATTTTCATGCTGCTCCTGAAATTTGTCTATAAACCGGATATGTCGAAGCTGAAAAATATCAGTGTGGAGCAATTTCAAAAAAGCCCCTTGCCGCCTATGAACCTGCAGCAGAAGATTTTGCTCTTATCCTTGTTTGCCTTCATTATTTTGCTTTTGGCCCCCAGCTTTTTACCCAAGACATGGGTGATTGTTGCTCTGCTTAAAAATATAGGGACTTTAGGTGTGACTATGTTCTGTGTCGTGGTTTTGATGGTTCTGCATGTTGACGGGAAACCCGTTTTGCCCTTTAAGGCGGTCGCTGCCAAGAGCTTTTCCTGGGACGTTTATTTCCTGGTTGTTGCTGCTTTGTATGGTGCTAACGCCGTATCCAACGATGTAACAGGGATTAAAGCCTGGCTGATTCAAGTCCTGCAGCCCCTCTTAGGTGATAAGCCGATCTTGGTTTTTGTAGGTTTACTATTAATATTCTCGATTATTACCACGAATTTTGCCAATAATGCCGGAATGGCCATTATCTTAATCCCTGTTATTATGGCCTTTGCCAAACAGTATCCAAGCATTGGGCTGGTTGGTCTCTATATGTGCATTACCATGATAGTTTTCTTTGCTCTCATCACACCGGCGGCATCCCCTTACTGCGGTATGATGCATGCCCGGCGAGACCTCATTGATGTTAAGGACATCCTGAAGATGGGGGTACCTCTTCTGATTATTGGACTGATTCTATATGTCCTGGTAGGTTTCCCCTTGGCCCAAATATTATTTAGCTGA